In Rosa chinensis cultivar Old Blush chromosome 1, RchiOBHm-V2, whole genome shotgun sequence, a genomic segment contains:
- the LOC112203468 gene encoding zinc finger BED domain-containing protein RICESLEEPER 2-like → MARGKKPVARPHPTAAGLEDSSTATSPSAPLQIEAPATSSQQAPINDEAPATQAGSATPSDSANPVSSAKRSFVWEHFKEYDKIEKGKDAEGNEIDIVKKRAHCIYCPRGKIGDFAVDSSKNGTSGMIRHINQFCRYYPPNISKTQRVLVGDKSQGNKLTAVAYDQDDYLEACVEMIVIDELPFTFVEKKGFNRFCTRVCPLFKVPSRRKLVTNFLRMYDAQKKELIKILKAYRVCLTTDTWTSVQNINYMVLTAHFVDVDWKMHKRVINFCVIQNHQGATIGRLIESCLLQWEIERVLTITVDNASANKSALEWLISKMNKSEGYKPVLGGKYMHVRCTAHITNLIVGHGLKRLQKSVLAIRNVVKYVRSSPNRLDSFRKAVERVKLPLKGLVCLDVPTRWNSTYLMLEAALKFKKAFVRMEEDEDQLYLGYFKEPEEEYDEEGNLIPSTNKRNRVGPPAKSDWEKAEIFVDLLRVFYDVTLRVSASLHPTVHTTFHDVVTMEKNINSLFLEPEIATGSDTEKVLTDMAANMKSRFLKYYGSFQDLNHLVIIGLVLDARFKLRNYTLSLKEEGLDDFDVQHRTDEIKSLLMALYDEYAPIVDGGRHMRRHPSPTSSSSTITSSRSNPRKGVRGQMLNNWKKVVQESDEAVMVHEVDQYLNAPLEFVDDEEEDFDILCWWKINGPKFPVMAAIARDVLAIQTSTVASESSFSTGGRVIDTFRSSLTPKSVEGLICMQNWLLGDAIAQVVDEEPSIENTEFYEQAELDYESSTSSRNTRPSGPTIPRAKSKGKAAVPISID, encoded by the exons ATGGCTAGGGGGAAGAAACCAGTTGCTCGGCCTCATCCAACTGCTGCAGGGCTTGAAGATTCTTCAACTGCAACCTCACCTTCTGCTCCTCTTCAAATTGAAGCTCCAGCCACTTCAAGCCAGCAAGCTCCTATAAATGATGAAGCTCCTGCAACTCAAGCAGGTTCTGCAACTCCAAGTGATTCTGCTAATCCGGTTAGTTCTGCTAAACGTAGTTTTGTTTGGGAACATTTTAAGGAGTATGACAAGATTGAGAAGGGTAAAGATGCTGAAGGGAATGAGATAGACATTGTTAAAAAAAGAGCTCACTGTATTTACTGTCCTAGAGGGAAAATTGGAGACTTTGCAGTGGATAGTTCTAAGAATGGGACTTCGGGGATGATTAGGCATATTAATCAATTTTGTAGGTACTATCCACCTAATATTAGCAAGACTCAGAGGGTTCTTGTAGGTGATAAGTCTCAGGGAAACAAGCTAACTGCAGTAGCTTATGATCAAGATGACTATCTagaagcttgtgtagaaatgaTTGTCATAGATGAGTTGCCCTTTACCTTTGTTGAGAAGAAAGGTTTTAATCGGTTTTGTACTAGAGTGTGCCCTCTGTTTAAAGTACCTTCTCGTAGGAAACTAGTTACAAACTTTCTAAGAATGTATGATGcacagaaaaaagaattaatcaaGATTTTGAAGGCTTACAGGGTGTGTCTTACAACGGACACTTGGACTAGTGTGCAAAACATTAACTATATGGTGCTTACTGCCCATTTCGTTGATGTTGATTGGAAAATGCACAAGAGGGTTATAAACTTTTGTGTTATCCAAAATCATCAAGGGGCAACCATAGGCAGGCTTATAGAGTCATGTTTACTGCAGTGGGAGATTGAGAGAGTTTTAACCATCACTGTCGATAATGCATCTGCCAATAAGTCAGCTTTAGAGTGGCTTATATCAAAGATGAACAAATCTGAAGGTTACAAACCAGTTTTAGGTGGTAAATACATGCATGTGAGATGCACAGCCCACATAACCAATCTGATTGTGGGACATGGCTTGAAGAGGCTGCAAAAGAGTGTTTTAGCCATTAGGAATGTTGTCAAGTATGTTAGGTCTTCACCTAATCGACTAGATAGTTTTCGAAAAGCTGTGGAAAGGGTAAAGCTTCCTCTTAAAGGGCTGGTTTGTCTTGATGTCCCAACAAGATGGAATTCAACTTATCTAATGTTGGAGGCAGCCTTAAAATTCAAGAAAGCTTTTGTTAGGATGGAGGAAGATGAGGATCAGCTGTATCTAGGTTATTTTAAGGAACCAGAAGAGGAGTATGATGAGGAGGGCAATCTGATTCCTAGTACTAACAAGAGAAACAGAGTTGGGCCACCTGCAAAATCAGATTGGGAAAAGGCTGAGATTTTTGTTGATCTACTTAGAGTTTTTTACGACGTGACGCTGCGAGTTAGTGCAAGCTTGCATCCAACTGTGCATACGACATTTCATGATGTCGTAACAATGGAGAAAAACATCAACAGCCTATTCCTTGAACCTGAGATAGCAACTGGTTCCGATACAGAAAAGGTTTTAACCGATATGGCTGCAAATATGAAATCTAGGTTTTTGAAATACTATGGCAGCTTTCAAGACCTCAACCACTTGGTTATTATCGGACTTGTACTCGATGCAAGGTTCAAGCTTAGGAATTACACACTTTCCTTGAAGGAAGAGGGTTTGGATGACTTTGATGTGCAACACAGAACTGATGAGATTAAATCTCTATTGATGGCACTATACGATGAG TATGCACCAATAGTAGATGGTGGTAGACATATGCGCAGGCATCCAAGCCCTACAAGTTCAAGCAGCACAATCACTAGTAGCCGAAGTAATCCTAGGAAAGGTGTGAGGGGTCAGATGCTAAACAATTGGAAAAAGGTGGTCCAAGAGAGTGATGAGGCTGTCATGGTACATGAAGTGGATCAGTATTTGAATGCTCCCCTTGAATTTGTtgatgatgaggaagaggatTTCGACATATTGTGTTGGTGGAAGATAAATGGTCCTAAGTTCCCTGTTATGGCAGCAATAGCAAGAGATGTACTTGCCATTCAAACATCCACAGTAGCATCAGAGTCTTCTTTTAGCACCGGAGGCAGAGTGATTGATACATTTAGGAGTTCATTGACTCCTAAATCAGTGGAGGGTTTAATATGCATGCAGAATTGGTTGTTGGGAGATGCTATTGCTCAAGTGGTAGATGAGGAGCCTTCCATTGAAAACACCGAGTTCTATGAACAAGCTGAATTAG ATTATGAGAGCAGTACATCAAGCAGGAACACACGTCCAAGTGGTCCAACAATCCCAAGGGCAAAATCGAAGGGAAAGGCTGCAGTCCCTATTTCTATTGACTAG
- the LOC112186863 gene encoding protein ALP1-like has protein sequence MEFDFILFELQLVLNDFKLVLSLLAMSEMDMYGADEEEEQFYEAVKILLMAIQAVIYVLYELVFSIRGEHIRRPLTRRPVTSSGYIYMHNILDRDPQIFRDVYRMYPDVFRKLCSILKAKTPLRDTRHICVEEMLATFLLVVGQNNRYSEARLIFERSHFAVSRSFNKVLKALNTIAPQFMAKPESIPPNIRESTRFYPYFKDCVGAIDGTHIPATVVGREFIYVISGWEGSAHDSKVLNDAISRRNGLKVPPGKYYLGDCGFPNRRRFLAPFRGLHNFLRQECRSDEFPPEPEEDPIDNHEDNFEWDDFQTQDQQRENANEWRMSIATHMWTDAQPNANNENNDNQESENEGEE, from the exons atggagtttgattttattttgtttgaattgCAGCTTGTTTTGAATGATTTTAAACTG GTGCTTTCTCTATTAGCAATGTCTGAAATGGACATGTATGGagctgatgaagaggaagagcagTTTTACGAGGCTGTTAAGATATTATTAATGGCAATACAAGCAGTGATTTATGTGTTATACGAACTTGTGTTCAGCATACGTGGTGAACATATTAGACGTCCGCTGACTCGTCGACCAGTGACATCAAGTGGATACATATATATGCACAACATATTGGACAGAGACCCTCAAATCTTTAGAGATGTGTATAGAATGTATCCTGACGTGTTTCGAAAATTATGTAGCATCCTAAAAGCGAAAACACCTTTACGGGATACAAGACACATTTGTGTTGAAGAAATGCTTGCAACCTTTTTACTAGTTGTCGGCCAAAATAATCGATACAGTGAAGCTCGGCTGATATTTGAGCGATCTCATTTTGCTGTTAGCAGAAGTTTCAACAAAGTCTTGAAGGCCTTGAATACAATAGCACCACAGTTTATGGCTAAACCTGAATCCATACCACCTAACATAAGAGAAAGTACAAGGTTCTATCCTTACTTTAAG gaTTGTGTCGGAGCTATAGATGGCACGCATATTCCTGCAACGGTAGTTGGACGTGAG TTCATATATGTGATTAGTGGATGGGAGGGTTCCGCTCATGATTCAAAAGTGTTGAATGATGCGATTTCTAGACGAAATGGACTCAAAGTGCCACCAG gtaAATATTACTTAGGGGACTGCGGATTCCCAAATCGACGTCGGTTCCTAGCTCCATTTCGAG GACTGCACAATTTTCTTCGACAGGAATGTCGTTCAGATGAATTTCCTCCTGAACCAGAAGAAGATCCGATAGACAATCACGAAGATAATTTTGAATGGGATGATTTTCAAACCCAAGATCAGCAAAGAGAGAATGCTAATGAATGGAGAATGAGTATTGCTACTCATATGTGGACAGATGCCCAACCAAAtgccaacaatgaaaacaatgacaatcaagaaagtgaaaatgaggGAGAAGAATAA